A region of Mesorhizobium sp. AR02 DNA encodes the following proteins:
- a CDS encoding LLM class flavin-dependent oxidoreductase encodes MKFAVSLTMERFSPDIPMSKVKSNLLELARLADEGGFETLWTAEHHTIECTISPNPLMTLTWLAQHTEQIRLGTSTLVAPYWSPIRLAGEAALCDHLTGGRLEFGIARGSYQYEFDRMAGGMPQQEGVAYLKELVPAVKKLWAQDYAHDGHYWKFPLAAGVPKPLQKPHPPIWVAARDPGTFDWAVGIGASILSTPLSAPAAEIAVLGEKFRKAVADHPEVPRPRLMMQRRTCVYERVQDWEIAVGHAIDYGRAFENLFQNIGTVQNGFPEAVPYESVKGKDNYNPENIRRNLMFGTPDEVIEKLLDYEAAGVDQYCLGLTFNLPFELQKKTIKLWVDEVMPVFAARERDRVRQAARA; translated from the coding sequence ATGAAATTCGCTGTTTCGCTGACCATGGAACGCTTCTCGCCCGACATCCCGATGTCGAAGGTGAAGAGCAATCTGCTCGAGCTGGCGCGCCTGGCCGACGAAGGCGGCTTCGAGACGCTGTGGACGGCGGAGCATCACACGATCGAATGCACGATCTCGCCCAACCCGCTGATGACGCTGACCTGGCTTGCCCAGCATACCGAGCAGATCCGGCTCGGCACCTCGACGCTGGTCGCGCCCTACTGGAGCCCGATCCGGCTGGCAGGGGAGGCGGCACTTTGCGATCACCTGACCGGCGGTCGGCTGGAGTTCGGCATCGCGCGCGGTTCGTACCAATATGAGTTCGACCGCATGGCCGGCGGCATGCCGCAGCAGGAAGGCGTTGCCTATCTGAAGGAGCTGGTGCCGGCGGTGAAGAAACTGTGGGCGCAGGATTATGCCCATGACGGCCACTACTGGAAGTTCCCGCTCGCCGCCGGCGTCCCGAAGCCGCTGCAAAAGCCGCATCCGCCGATCTGGGTGGCCGCGCGAGATCCGGGAACCTTCGACTGGGCGGTGGGCATCGGCGCCTCGATCCTGTCGACGCCCTTGTCGGCGCCGGCGGCCGAGATCGCCGTGCTCGGCGAGAAATTCCGCAAGGCCGTCGCCGATCATCCCGAGGTGCCGCGCCCGCGCCTGATGATGCAGCGGCGCACCTGCGTCTACGAACGGGTGCAGGACTGGGAGATCGCGGTCGGGCATGCCATCGACTACGGCCGTGCCTTCGAGAACCTGTTCCAGAACATCGGCACCGTGCAAAACGGCTTTCCCGAAGCTGTCCCCTACGAGAGCGTCAAGGGCAAGGACAACTACAATCCCGAGAACATCCGCCGCAACCTGATGTTCGGCACGCCGGACGAGGTGATCGAGAAGCTGCTCGACTATGAAGCGGCGGGCGTCGACCAATATTGCCTCGGCCTGACGTTCAACCTGCCGTTCGAGCTGCAGAAGAAGACGATCAAGCTGTGGGTCGACGAGGTGATGCCGGTTTTTGCCGCGCGCGAGCGCGACAGGGTGCGCCAGGCGGCGAGGGCCTGA
- a CDS encoding aldehyde dehydrogenase, with the protein MKTTVGSLEGSRQNLFISGAFVAPRSGQYIDSFDPTTGKPWYQFAEAGAEDVGAAVEAARAAFANPAWRRMTQTDRGRLVRRLAELVLEHADELALIETRDNGKLLKEMRAQMRAMPDSYTYFAGMADKLLGDTIPVNKLDMLNFNLREPIGVVGMITPWNSPLMLLTGTLAPCLALGNTVVVKPSEHASASTLALAELIMEAGFPAGVVNVVTGTGAVAGDALTRHPGIAKLVFTGSTATGRRIAANAAENLIPCSMELGGKSPHVVFGDVDIDHAVNGVVSGVFAAAGQTCVAGSRCFVEASVYDRFVEALVERTKRVRVGLPMLEETDIGPLALSAQLAKVEGYVASGVRQGARIAAGGRRPQAAELAGGWYFEPTVMTDADNGMDFMQEELFGPVVGVMPFSSEDEMIRLANDTRYGLASGIWTRDINRALRFARNVEAGTVWINTYRASSFMSANGGFKESGYGRRGGFDAMEEFSRLKNVVIDYSGAMQDPFIIRLR; encoded by the coding sequence ATGAAAACGACGGTCGGATCGCTCGAAGGCTCACGCCAGAACCTGTTCATCAGCGGTGCTTTCGTGGCGCCCAGGAGCGGGCAATACATCGACAGTTTCGATCCGACCACCGGCAAACCTTGGTACCAGTTCGCCGAGGCCGGCGCCGAGGATGTCGGCGCGGCTGTCGAGGCAGCACGTGCTGCCTTCGCCAATCCGGCCTGGCGGCGTATGACCCAGACTGACCGCGGCAGGCTGGTGCGCCGGCTGGCGGAACTGGTGCTGGAGCACGCCGACGAGCTGGCGCTGATCGAGACGCGCGACAACGGCAAGCTGCTCAAGGAAATGCGGGCGCAGATGCGCGCCATGCCCGACAGCTACACCTATTTCGCAGGGATGGCCGACAAGCTGCTCGGCGACACGATTCCGGTCAACAAGCTCGACATGCTCAACTTCAACCTGCGCGAGCCGATCGGCGTCGTCGGCATGATCACGCCATGGAACTCGCCGCTGATGCTGCTCACCGGCACGCTGGCGCCATGCCTGGCGCTCGGCAACACGGTGGTCGTCAAGCCGTCCGAGCATGCCAGTGCTTCCACGCTCGCTCTGGCCGAGCTGATCATGGAGGCCGGCTTCCCGGCCGGCGTCGTCAACGTTGTGACCGGCACGGGTGCTGTGGCCGGCGACGCACTGACGCGGCATCCGGGCATCGCCAAACTCGTCTTCACTGGTTCGACGGCGACGGGCCGGCGGATTGCCGCCAATGCGGCGGAGAACCTCATTCCCTGCTCAATGGAGCTCGGCGGCAAGTCGCCGCATGTCGTCTTCGGCGATGTCGACATCGACCATGCCGTCAACGGCGTCGTGTCCGGTGTGTTCGCGGCGGCGGGGCAGACCTGCGTCGCCGGTTCGCGCTGTTTCGTCGAAGCCAGCGTCTACGATCGCTTCGTCGAGGCGCTGGTCGAGCGCACGAAGCGCGTGCGGGTCGGGCTGCCGATGCTGGAAGAAACCGACATCGGACCGCTGGCTCTGTCGGCGCAGCTTGCCAAGGTGGAAGGCTATGTCGCCTCGGGCGTGCGCCAGGGCGCCCGGATCGCGGCGGGCGGCCGGCGTCCGCAGGCGGCCGAGCTTGCCGGCGGCTGGTATTTCGAGCCGACTGTGATGACCGATGCCGACAACGGCATGGACTTCATGCAGGAGGAGCTGTTCGGTCCGGTCGTCGGCGTCATGCCGTTCTCGTCGGAAGACGAGATGATCCGGCTCGCCAACGACACACGCTATGGGCTGGCCTCGGGCATCTGGACGCGGGACATCAACCGCGCGCTGCGCTTCGCCAGGAATGTCGAGGCCGGCACGGTCTGGATCAACACCTACCGCGCTTCCTCCTTCATGTCAGCCAATGGCGGCTTCAAGGAGAGCGGCTATGGGCGGCGCGGCGGCTTCGACGCCATGGAGGAGTTCTCGCGCCTGAAGAACGTCGTCATCGACTACTCCGGCGCCATGCAGGACCCCTTCATTATCCGCCTTCGCTGA
- a CDS encoding flavin reductase family protein has protein sequence MTDATAVAQRTIDPIALRRAFGTFVTGVTIITTRDCDGNPRGMTANSFTSVSLDPPLLLVCVGKAAASFPAFNETRSFAVNFLHEGQVDVSSVFASKAADKFQSVNHDRAHTGAPILTDSLTWFDCTVHNRIEAGDHIILIGQVQAFGTSPSAPLGFCRGRYASVKDPLPAGWLASQDMIIGYLVEAGDRILLRSDGKGSWVLPTARRRKADSQLVLDGGEALSLVPENTFLYSVFDVADSDPGYLIYRAELSRESAEAALPDGHAFFSIDALPYERIATHELRAMLRRYARERQDKRFGIYIDTGDGGRVAMIDGQSQSWTQAVSE, from the coding sequence ATGACGGACGCAACGGCCGTGGCACAAAGGACGATCGATCCGATCGCCTTGCGTCGTGCCTTCGGCACCTTCGTCACCGGCGTCACGATCATCACCACGCGCGACTGCGACGGCAATCCGCGCGGCATGACCGCCAACTCCTTCACCTCGGTCTCGCTTGACCCGCCGCTGCTCCTGGTCTGCGTCGGCAAGGCGGCGGCGAGCTTTCCCGCCTTCAACGAAACACGGTCCTTCGCGGTCAATTTCCTGCATGAAGGCCAGGTCGATGTTTCTTCGGTGTTCGCGTCCAAAGCGGCGGACAAGTTCCAGTCGGTCAACCATGACCGCGCCCACACCGGCGCGCCGATCCTCACCGACAGCCTGACCTGGTTCGACTGCACCGTTCACAACCGCATCGAGGCCGGCGACCACATCATCCTGATCGGCCAGGTCCAGGCTTTCGGCACTAGCCCATCGGCGCCGCTCGGATTTTGCCGCGGCCGTTACGCCAGCGTCAAGGATCCGCTGCCCGCCGGCTGGCTGGCCTCGCAGGACATGATCATCGGCTATCTGGTCGAAGCTGGTGACCGCATCCTTTTGCGCAGCGATGGCAAGGGAAGCTGGGTGCTGCCGACGGCGCGGCGCCGCAAGGCCGACAGCCAGCTCGTCCTCGATGGCGGCGAGGCGCTGAGCCTCGTCCCGGAAAACACCTTCCTTTATTCGGTGTTCGACGTCGCCGACAGCGACCCTGGCTATCTCATCTACCGTGCCGAACTGAGCCGTGAGAGCGCTGAAGCCGCACTTCCGGATGGCCACGCCTTCTTTTCCATCGACGCGCTGCCCTATGAGCGGATCGCCACGCATGAACTGCGCGCCATGCTGCGCCGCTATGCGCGCGAGCGCCAGGACAAGCGCTTCGGCATCTACATCGACACCGGTGACGGCGGCCGCGTCGCCATGATCGACGGCCAGTCGCAATCGTGGACGCAGGCCGTGTCCGAATGA
- a CDS encoding helix-turn-helix domain-containing protein: MDHESQILSLRDAASLINSGGDLQSVLRDLVLAACRHAKWTLGSIMGIDAPHGHAYVIVRHDPTLIHRTLPDRWELATSPSIVALNRNEPVYIRDARVSEEFPGYRREAFERDYRSVLVMPMNCVDEDGRPMVLTVVSREITEVTAQDIAFIGMIVHLGEIAVEKQHRLRQEKQAGERLQRALSAHTSLLQQALSDGSVVSLAEKVSELLPNPVVVIDFHANLVVSGRSPSEAHFDVASWQQTVSGTLSRQIFKIARGASDGRHTETLFVDDGKRQLKLSVRIEPLTIDAEVVGALMIFPTPQASGQLDQMLLDSTKFALSVQMMRSFVRFRFETRSLTELFLEVAERRWRDEADIVNRARRLGLDLTVAHKMIVVDLAEQVKNGAIGLADPHHALVRLLQQAGIAGTAIAVEDGLVCLVPADAGQDGARLGKLPHRIAAELGRYFEREPVVVLSEACAALADYPIAWERCRRMIRIGRSFGRTGVFAGQDFGPLPILVAAADAPDVRGFVEDSVGALIAHDREHGTPYLDTLFAYLREGCRSQACADAIGLHVTTLRYRLSRMEELFGIRLDTPEQRFAVELAIRLSGIIDSRVPSAR; the protein is encoded by the coding sequence GTGGACCACGAGTCGCAAATTCTCTCCTTGCGGGACGCCGCCAGCCTCATCAATTCGGGCGGCGATCTCCAGTCCGTGCTGCGCGACCTCGTGCTGGCGGCCTGCCGTCATGCCAAATGGACACTGGGCTCGATCATGGGCATCGATGCACCGCATGGCCACGCCTATGTCATCGTGCGCCACGACCCGACGCTCATTCACCGCACGCTGCCGGATCGCTGGGAACTGGCCACCAGTCCTTCGATCGTCGCGCTCAACCGCAATGAGCCGGTCTATATCAGGGACGCGCGGGTGTCGGAGGAGTTCCCGGGCTATCGCCGCGAGGCCTTCGAGCGTGACTACCGCAGCGTGCTGGTCATGCCGATGAACTGCGTCGACGAGGACGGCCGGCCGATGGTGCTGACCGTCGTCTCGCGCGAGATCACCGAAGTGACGGCGCAGGATATCGCCTTCATTGGCATGATCGTGCATCTCGGCGAGATCGCGGTCGAGAAGCAGCATCGGCTGCGCCAGGAGAAGCAGGCCGGCGAACGCCTGCAACGCGCCCTTTCGGCGCACACCTCGCTTCTGCAGCAGGCCTTATCGGACGGATCGGTGGTTTCGCTCGCCGAAAAGGTCAGCGAGCTTCTGCCCAATCCGGTGGTGGTGATCGATTTCCATGCCAATCTGGTCGTGTCCGGCCGTTCCCCGAGCGAGGCGCATTTCGACGTCGCCTCCTGGCAGCAGACGGTGAGCGGAACGCTCAGCCGGCAGATCTTCAAGATAGCGCGCGGCGCGTCCGACGGACGTCACACCGAGACGTTGTTCGTCGATGACGGCAAGCGCCAGCTCAAGCTTTCGGTGCGCATCGAGCCGCTCACCATCGACGCCGAAGTGGTTGGCGCGCTGATGATTTTTCCGACGCCGCAGGCATCGGGCCAGCTCGACCAGATGCTGCTCGACAGCACCAAATTCGCGCTCAGCGTGCAGATGATGCGCAGCTTCGTCCGCTTCCGTTTCGAGACGCGTTCGCTGACCGAGCTTTTCCTGGAGGTGGCGGAGCGCCGCTGGCGCGACGAGGCCGATATCGTCAACCGGGCACGCCGGCTGGGGCTCGATCTGACCGTTGCGCACAAGATGATCGTCGTCGATCTCGCCGAGCAGGTGAAGAACGGGGCCATCGGCCTTGCCGATCCGCATCACGCGCTCGTGCGCCTGCTGCAGCAGGCCGGCATTGCCGGCACGGCAATCGCGGTGGAAGACGGCCTTGTCTGCCTCGTTCCGGCCGATGCCGGACAGGACGGCGCGCGCCTCGGGAAATTGCCGCACCGGATCGCGGCCGAGCTCGGCCGCTATTTCGAACGCGAACCGGTGGTCGTGCTGTCCGAGGCCTGTGCCGCGCTGGCCGATTATCCCATCGCCTGGGAGCGGTGCCGCCGCATGATCCGGATCGGCCGTTCCTTCGGGCGCACCGGTGTCTTCGCCGGCCAGGATTTCGGTCCGCTGCCGATATTGGTCGCCGCTGCCGACGCTCCCGACGTGCGCGGCTTCGTCGAGGACAGTGTCGGCGCTCTGATCGCGCACGACCGCGAGCACGGCACGCCCTATCTGGACACGTTGTTTGCCTATCTGCGCGAGGGTTGCCGCAGCCAGGCCTGCGCCGACGCCATCGGCCTGCATGTCACCACCTTGCGCTATCGCCTGTCGCGCATGGAGGAACTGTTCGGGATCCGGCTCGACACGCCCGAACAGCGCTTCGCGGTTGAACTCGCGATCCGTCTCAGCGGCATCATCGACAGCCGCGTGCCGTCAGCCCGCTAG